The following proteins are encoded in a genomic region of Dyadobacter sp. UC 10:
- a CDS encoding ferritin-like domain-containing protein, with product MDIFKIIDSFQKIDGDALGRLEYATRRHFMNKVGTRLASVAVPTAFASIVNKAFAQSAGAVEVLNYALTLEYLEDEFYKAGNAAAGLIPATDKTIFTQIGKHETQHVAFLVKALGAKAIPKPTFDFRYNGAFSDVFTNYKTFVTVSSALEDTGVRAYKGQAGALMGDPQILEYALQVHSVEARHAAVVRRLAATVTGTAAMKGWITGKEGAVPAIYAGEDNMTQGGKDLKGLASKSDAAITEAFDEPLTKEAVLAIAGPFIKG from the coding sequence ATGGATATATTTAAAATAATTGACAGTTTTCAGAAGATCGACGGAGATGCACTCGGCAGGCTTGAATATGCTACCCGCCGTCATTTTATGAACAAAGTAGGCACAAGGCTGGCATCCGTTGCAGTTCCGACTGCCTTCGCGAGCATTGTTAACAAAGCATTTGCGCAGTCGGCAGGTGCAGTGGAGGTATTGAATTATGCATTGACACTTGAGTACCTGGAAGATGAGTTTTACAAAGCAGGCAATGCGGCTGCGGGATTGATTCCTGCAACGGATAAAACGATTTTCACCCAAATCGGCAAACACGAAACGCAGCACGTTGCATTTCTGGTAAAAGCACTGGGTGCGAAAGCTATTCCGAAGCCAACATTTGACTTCAGATACAACGGCGCTTTTTCAGATGTTTTTACTAATTACAAAACCTTTGTAACCGTTTCAAGCGCATTGGAAGATACCGGTGTACGTGCCTACAAAGGCCAGGCAGGCGCATTAATGGGTGACCCCCAGATTCTGGAATACGCATTGCAGGTCCACTCGGTTGAAGCCCGTCACGCAGCGGTGGTACGCAGATTAGCTGCAACAGTAACCGGAACTGCGGCTATGAAAGGATGGATTACCGGAAAAGAAGGTGCAGTTCCTGCCATCTATGCCGGCGAAGACAATATGACGCAAGGCGGAAAAGATCTGAAAGGACTGGCTTCAAAATCAGATGCAGCAATTACAGAAGCTTTCGATGAACCTTTGACAAAAGAGGCGGTACTGGCTATTGCAGGACCATTTATAAAAGGTTAA
- a CDS encoding ferritin-like domain-containing protein, giving the protein MNKLLKPDTDSGKKEAETSPVNRRSFLRAAGIATSLGTIALTTACKDDDPDPMPGTGDTVDLGSADTGVLNYAYALEQLEAAFYSQVITTPYAGMTDAEKTILTDIRDHEIVHRDFFKAALGDKAIKGLTPNFSSIDFTKKEAVLGAAKLFEDTGVAAYNGAGKLLKDGGNLLLAGKIVSVEARHAAVIRDLINPKSADFAGDDILDANGMDKAIAPADILAAVKGFVKETINGANVGK; this is encoded by the coding sequence ATGAACAAACTATTGAAACCAGACACTGATTCGGGTAAAAAAGAAGCAGAAACCTCGCCGGTAAACAGGCGCTCGTTTCTTCGTGCAGCAGGTATTGCAACTTCACTGGGAACGATTGCACTTACAACAGCGTGCAAAGACGACGATCCGGATCCTATGCCAGGCACAGGCGATACTGTGGATCTTGGCTCCGCCGATACTGGTGTCCTCAACTATGCATATGCGCTGGAACAACTTGAAGCTGCATTTTATTCCCAGGTCATCACCACACCTTATGCAGGAATGACAGACGCAGAAAAAACGATTCTTACGGATATCCGCGACCACGAAATAGTTCACAGAGACTTTTTCAAAGCAGCGTTGGGCGATAAGGCCATTAAAGGTCTTACCCCCAATTTCTCGAGCATCGACTTTACCAAGAAAGAGGCGGTGCTTGGAGCCGCAAAATTGTTCGAAGATACCGGGGTTGCCGCTTATAATGGAGCCGGAAAGTTGCTTAAAGACGGTGGTAATTTGTTATTGGCAGGCAAGATTGTATCGGTGGAGGCCCGTCATGCGGCAGTTATCAGGGATCTGATTAATCCAAAGTCGGCTGACTTTGCCGGCGACGATATCCTCGACGCCAACGGAATGGATAAGGCGATCGCGCCTGCTGATATCCTGGCTGCGGTAAAGGGATTCGTAAAAGAAACGATCAATGGCGCCAACGTCGGTAAATAA
- a CDS encoding alpha/beta fold hydrolase — MNLHRKTLVLLHGHGADDTIWDYVDATINEYFTIVRPNISLFTFCQSVEDYADELHRFLTNANIQKCTLIGHSMGGYIALAFAEKYQGMLEGFGLFHSTAYADDEAKKVQRTQAIELLRNKGTETFIKNTAPNMFGERYKELFPDRLEAHIKYFSKLPADALIAGITAMINRPDRTAVLKALPFPVLFIIGMQDKLIPFESLITLSEFPNRSYPFILAEAGHMGMVERPDATARMISWYMGKI, encoded by the coding sequence ATGAATCTACACCGGAAAACCTTGGTATTGTTGCATGGTCATGGCGCAGACGATACGATCTGGGACTATGTTGACGCCACTATTAACGAATACTTTACAATTGTAAGGCCGAATATTTCACTCTTTACTTTTTGTCAGTCGGTTGAAGATTACGCGGACGAACTGCACCGTTTTTTAACGAATGCCAATATTCAGAAGTGTACGCTCATCGGCCATTCTATGGGTGGATACATTGCACTTGCATTTGCCGAAAAATACCAGGGGATGCTGGAAGGTTTTGGCTTGTTCCATTCGACAGCTTACGCAGACGATGAGGCAAAGAAAGTGCAGCGAACCCAGGCCATTGAATTATTAAGAAATAAGGGAACGGAAACATTTATTAAAAATACTGCCCCGAACATGTTTGGTGAGCGGTATAAGGAACTGTTCCCTGACAGGCTCGAAGCGCATATCAAATATTTCTCGAAACTCCCAGCCGACGCACTGATCGCAGGGATTACGGCAATGATCAATCGCCCCGACCGGACAGCCGTCTTAAAAGCGCTTCCATTTCCTGTACTTTTTATAATAGGAATGCAGGACAAGCTGATCCCTTTCGAAAGCCTGATTACTTTGTCTGAATTTCCTAACCGAAGTTATCCGTTTATCCTGGCAGAAGCCGGCCACATGGGAATGGTAGAGCGTCCCGATGCCACTGCCAGGATGATCAGCTGGTATATGGGCAAAATTTAA
- a CDS encoding AMP-binding protein yields MIEFSKDSFSWFKNYPEGIPFEINPEAYSSLVEMMEISFRQNAEKPAYTNMGKAITFGKLDELSRNFAAYLQNVGLQQGDRIAIQMPNLLQYPVVMMGALRAGLVIVNTNPLYTCREMQHQFKDSGAKAIVILANFAQNLEKVIENTNIQHVIITEIGDLLGFPKRLVVNAVVRYVKKMVPKYRIPNATSFNSTISNGAGLTYKRPNVSGLDIAFIQYTGGTTGVSKGAMLTHRNLIANVEGINEWLMSKMRQSPASNQLTLIAALPLYHVFAMTINGLCGIKWGALNVLITNPKDIPAFVKELKKFSFHIFPGLNTLFNGLLNNPDFATIDFSELKITIAGGMALQKVVAERWEKTTGCPLVEGYGLSETSPVLSVNPLNGRHKQGTIGLPFPSTEMRILNDDETWATVGEKGEICAKGPQIMLGYYNRPDETVKVIFEDQSGRWFKTGDIGIEDPDGFFKIVDRKKDMILVSGFNVYPNEIEGVISQCPGVLEVACVGIPDDKSGEMVKVYIVKKDPNLTEEIVRDYCRENLTGYKRPKQIEFRTELPKTNVGKILRRALREEEMAKVAR; encoded by the coding sequence ATGATTGAGTTCTCAAAGGATTCGTTTTCCTGGTTTAAAAATTATCCGGAAGGCATACCATTCGAAATAAACCCCGAAGCCTATTCCTCACTCGTTGAAATGATGGAAATAAGCTTCCGGCAAAACGCTGAAAAACCAGCCTATACAAATATGGGCAAGGCGATCACATTCGGCAAACTGGACGAGCTTTCCAGAAACTTCGCAGCCTATCTGCAAAATGTCGGCTTGCAGCAGGGTGACCGGATCGCCATTCAAATGCCTAATCTGCTGCAATATCCGGTCGTGATGATGGGTGCATTGAGAGCGGGCCTTGTCATAGTGAATACCAATCCATTGTATACTTGCCGGGAGATGCAGCACCAGTTCAAGGATTCGGGGGCCAAGGCAATCGTAATACTGGCCAACTTCGCGCAGAACCTTGAAAAGGTTATTGAAAACACCAATATACAGCATGTCATAATAACTGAAATTGGTGATCTGCTTGGCTTCCCAAAACGGCTTGTCGTAAATGCAGTGGTCAGGTATGTTAAGAAAATGGTCCCGAAATACCGTATCCCAAACGCCACCAGCTTCAACAGTACTATTTCCAATGGGGCAGGCCTTACCTACAAGCGACCAAATGTATCGGGGCTCGATATCGCTTTCATCCAATACACCGGCGGCACAACCGGCGTGTCAAAAGGCGCTATGCTAACCCACCGGAACCTGATCGCCAATGTGGAAGGTATTAACGAGTGGCTAATGTCGAAAATGCGTCAATCGCCAGCTTCCAATCAGTTGACATTGATCGCGGCGCTGCCGTTATATCACGTTTTTGCAATGACTATCAATGGATTATGTGGCATTAAATGGGGAGCATTAAATGTTTTGATCACGAATCCGAAAGACATTCCCGCGTTCGTCAAGGAACTTAAAAAGTTCAGTTTTCATATTTTCCCTGGCCTGAATACGCTTTTTAACGGCTTGCTCAACAATCCTGACTTTGCTACGATAGATTTCAGCGAACTTAAAATCACCATTGCCGGCGGAATGGCGTTACAGAAAGTGGTAGCCGAACGTTGGGAAAAAACAACAGGCTGCCCGCTTGTGGAAGGATACGGATTGTCCGAAACCTCTCCCGTGTTGTCGGTTAATCCCCTCAATGGCCGTCACAAACAGGGAACGATCGGCCTGCCATTTCCAAGCACTGAAATGCGGATCCTTAACGATGACGAAACCTGGGCAACGGTTGGCGAAAAAGGCGAAATATGTGCAAAAGGGCCACAAATTATGCTTGGCTATTACAATAGGCCGGACGAAACTGTAAAAGTCATTTTTGAAGATCAAAGCGGCCGTTGGTTCAAGACAGGCGATATCGGCATCGAGGATCCCGATGGTTTTTTCAAAATCGTTGATCGAAAAAAAGACATGATCCTGGTTTCCGGGTTCAATGTGTATCCAAATGAAATTGAAGGAGTGATCTCTCAGTGCCCGGGCGTCCTGGAAGTAGCCTGTGTAGGAATTCCTGATGACAAATCCGGCGAGATGGTCAAGGTTTATATTGTGAAGAAGGACCCTAATTTAACAGAAGAAATCGTAAGGGACTATTGCCGCGAAAATCTCACCGGCTATAAGCGTCCCAAGCAGATCGAATTCCGCACAGAGCTACCCAAAACCAATGTGGGCAAGATATTGAGGAGGGCATTAAGGGAAGAAGAAATGGCGAAAGTTGCCAGGTGA
- a CDS encoding cytochrome B — protein MNILIRAHSGLRYVVLALLLAAIFIAYSNWRKNSQEDSKVYLFAMIAAHTQMLIGLILYVMSPKVNFDLIGEKVFRFFSIEHIFMMLIAMVLITIGRSRSKKLVGADKHRTVLYFYTMGLIIILVAIPWPFRNLGNGWF, from the coding sequence ATGAACATTTTGATACGAGCGCACTCAGGTCTCCGGTATGTTGTCCTGGCGCTGCTGTTGGCGGCCATTTTTATCGCTTATTCTAATTGGCGGAAAAATTCGCAGGAAGACAGTAAAGTTTATCTTTTCGCAATGATAGCGGCACATACGCAAATGCTGATCGGACTGATCCTGTATGTAATGAGCCCCAAAGTGAATTTTGATCTGATAGGCGAGAAGGTATTCCGGTTCTTTTCCATCGAGCATATTTTTATGATGCTCATCGCTATGGTCCTGATTACGATCGGTCGGTCGAGGTCTAAGAAACTGGTGGGAGCCGACAAGCACCGTACCGTACTGTACTTTTACACGATGGGCCTGATCATCATTCTGGTTGCGATTCCCTGGCCTTTCAGGAATCTGGGAAACGGCTGGTTTTAA
- a CDS encoding alpha/beta hydrolase family protein produces the protein MQQVVNLSFKKSTVYLLFWCLLALNACNNEKPQVTPEEEEDQFLLRSEDITTLSREQIMQRANGINAALGGYVKTGIKVYKISYKTKNTDGTDITASGALILPDTDQPASMISVQHGTIREDISAPSNFAENSEAASFGALFGSMGYIIAYPDYIGYGDSKDLPHPYEHRASLASASLDMLRAAKEFLRDQDEVEWNEKLYIAGYSEGGYATMSLQKKIEEEASGEFNLRASSCGAGAYDKTAFMKYIINNKTHGVASYNFSYLWVLLTYDRIYKLDRPASYYFKEPFATEIAKSGANVRIDRSFDSILNDSFKKALNDGVDKGFIDAIGDNDVYNWKPKTPLRLFHGDNDQLVFYFNSEKAYNTMKGLGADVQLTTVPGGNHSSSIVSFLVGTLGFFSSTP, from the coding sequence ATGCAACAAGTTGTAAATCTAAGCTTTAAGAAAAGTACCGTTTACCTGCTTTTCTGGTGTTTGCTAGCGCTCAACGCCTGCAATAATGAAAAACCGCAGGTAACACCGGAAGAAGAGGAAGATCAATTTCTGCTCCGTAGCGAGGATATAACTACGCTTTCACGCGAGCAGATAATGCAGCGGGCAAATGGGATCAATGCTGCACTGGGCGGCTATGTAAAGACAGGGATTAAGGTTTATAAAATTTCTTATAAAACGAAAAACACGGACGGAACGGATATTACTGCATCCGGCGCGCTTATCCTTCCCGATACCGACCAGCCTGCTTCAATGATCAGTGTACAGCACGGTACTATCAGGGAAGATATTTCAGCACCTTCCAATTTCGCCGAAAATTCCGAGGCCGCATCTTTCGGCGCACTATTTGGTTCAATGGGCTATATTATCGCTTATCCCGACTACATTGGTTACGGTGACTCGAAAGATCTGCCGCATCCTTACGAACACCGCGCGAGCCTGGCCTCTGCTTCTCTGGACATGCTGCGGGCCGCCAAAGAGTTCTTACGGGATCAGGATGAAGTAGAGTGGAATGAAAAACTATACATTGCCGGATATTCGGAAGGAGGATATGCGACCATGTCTTTGCAAAAGAAGATTGAGGAAGAAGCTTCCGGCGAGTTTAACCTCCGGGCATCGAGTTGTGGCGCAGGCGCTTATGACAAAACTGCGTTTATGAAATATATCATTAATAACAAAACGCACGGCGTTGCTTCCTATAACTTCTCTTATTTATGGGTCCTGCTGACTTATGATCGCATTTATAAACTCGACCGCCCCGCTTCTTATTATTTCAAAGAACCTTTTGCGACGGAGATCGCAAAGTCGGGAGCGAATGTTCGGATAGACCGGAGTTTTGATTCCATTTTGAATGATTCTTTCAAAAAAGCATTAAATGATGGTGTTGATAAAGGTTTCATAGACGCGATCGGAGATAACGATGTTTATAACTGGAAGCCTAAAACACCTTTAAGACTTTTTCACGGAGACAACGACCAGCTGGTTTTTTATTTTAATTCCGAGAAAGCATACAATACAATGAAAGGCCTAGGGGCTGATGTACAGCTTACAACCGTTCCAGGAGGTAACCACAGCAGTTCCATAGTTTCTTTTCTGGTAGGTACCCTCGGTTTTTTTTCAAGTACGCCGTGA
- a CDS encoding GNAT family N-acetyltransferase, which translates to MIETPNLRIVPCDDTLFDAIRMGNNTLARVMGVNVPKKWTEFRDTFTPSYHRWKAHPPLRNWWVYLIIYKPDNQLIGSCGFKGEPDSNGTVEIGYEIMPSHRGRGLGTETAKGLLDHAFRQPGVLKVMAHTLAEENASAHLLEKIGFSQTEDVSDPEEGLLWRWELSRR; encoded by the coding sequence ATGATTGAGACCCCTAATTTAAGAATAGTACCCTGCGACGATACCCTTTTTGATGCGATCCGCATGGGCAACAATACACTCGCCAGGGTAATGGGCGTGAATGTCCCAAAAAAATGGACTGAATTTCGCGATACGTTTACTCCCTCCTACCACCGCTGGAAAGCGCATCCTCCTCTTCGAAACTGGTGGGTTTACCTGATTATTTACAAACCTGACAATCAACTGATCGGATCTTGCGGATTCAAAGGCGAGCCTGATTCGAATGGTACGGTGGAGATCGGTTATGAAATTATGCCGTCACACCGGGGAAGAGGTCTCGGCACCGAAACTGCAAAGGGGCTTCTTGATCATGCCTTTCGCCAGCCCGGCGTTTTGAAGGTTATGGCGCACACATTGGCGGAGGAAAATGCCTCCGCGCACCTGCTCGAAAAAATCGGCTTTTCTCAGACAGAGGACGTTAGCGATCCTGAGGAAGGGTTGCTATGGCGATGGGAGCTCTCACGTAGATAA
- the cysM gene encoding cysteine synthase CysM codes for MSSLLDLVGNTPLVELKRINPNPKVKIFGKLEGNNPGGSVKDRAAYSMIQGALERGEVRSGTKLVEATSGNTGIALAMIARLFDLEIELIMPESSTRERVLTMEAFGAKVILAANMETSRDLAEEKASTGDYFMLNQFANPDNWKAHYRTTGPEIYQDTREQITHFVSSMGTTGTIMGVSRYLKEKNNAIQIVGCQPTDGSSIPGIRKWPQEYLPRIFERDRVDRVIEVTQENAAQTTRKLAREEAIFAGMSSGGATWAAVELAKELEEGVIVCIICDRGDRYLSSDLFG; via the coding sequence ATGTCTTCACTTCTTGATCTGGTAGGTAATACCCCATTGGTTGAATTAAAGCGAATCAATCCAAATCCCAAAGTAAAGATCTTCGGGAAGCTCGAAGGTAATAACCCTGGCGGCAGCGTAAAGGATCGGGCGGCTTATAGCATGATACAAGGTGCGCTGGAGCGCGGAGAAGTCCGATCAGGTACAAAGCTGGTAGAGGCTACCAGCGGTAATACTGGAATCGCCCTGGCGATGATAGCCCGGCTCTTCGACCTGGAAATTGAGCTGATTATGCCCGAAAGTTCTACCCGCGAGCGTGTGCTTACCATGGAGGCTTTCGGAGCAAAGGTTATCCTGGCTGCTAACATGGAAACCTCGCGTGACCTGGCAGAGGAAAAAGCGTCTACCGGTGATTACTTCATGCTCAACCAGTTTGCGAATCCCGACAACTGGAAAGCCCACTACCGGACCACCGGACCCGAGATTTATCAGGATACCCGGGAACAAATAACTCATTTTGTATCGTCCATGGGTACTACCGGTACGATTATGGGCGTGTCAAGATATCTAAAAGAAAAAAACAATGCCATCCAGATTGTGGGCTGCCAGCCTACGGACGGTTCCAGCATTCCGGGCATACGGAAGTGGCCGCAGGAATACCTTCCCAGGATTTTTGAACGCGACCGGGTAGATCGGGTAATCGAAGTAACTCAGGAAAACGCCGCCCAGACGACGAGGAAGCTGGCAAGAGAAGAAGCTATATTTGCTGGCATGAGCAGCGGGGGCGCCACCTGGGCAGCAGTTGAGCTGGCAAAAGAGCTTGAAGAGGGTGTGATTGTCTGTATTATCTGCGACCGGGGCGACCGGTATTTGTCGAGCGACCTCTTTGGGTAA
- a CDS encoding DUF4286 family protein codes for MIIYNITVNISYEAENEWLSYMKGIHIPEILATKLPLECKLLRLLTEIENEGATYTTQFTFRTMEDFLAYQTSFQADFQERHHSLFNGKYVSFRTLLEEA; via the coding sequence ATGATTATTTACAATATCACTGTTAATATCAGTTATGAGGCTGAAAACGAGTGGCTGAGTTACATGAAGGGCATCCACATTCCCGAAATCCTCGCAACGAAGCTGCCGCTGGAATGTAAACTTCTGAGGCTACTTACTGAGATTGAGAACGAAGGAGCGACTTATACTACGCAATTTACGTTTCGAACGATGGAGGATTTCCTCGCCTATCAAACCAGCTTCCAGGCAGATTTTCAGGAGCGGCATCATTCTCTTTTCAATGGCAAATATGTGTCTTTCAGGACACTTTTGGAAGAAGCCTGA
- a CDS encoding sulfite oxidase has product MNPDFNRRGFLKKSGLTVLGTALGSRMVFADKMPEGNVTPRWDENDALKGKNAEMIVQGDKPWNVESPVHLLDDKITPVEKMFIRNNGLVPEKVDVSAWTLTIDGESVKAPKTYTLAELKKKFKTYTYQLVLECGGNGRSGFQPQASGNQWGQGAVHCASWTGVRLKDILADAGIKDDAVYIGYHGKDQHLSRDPKKEPISRGVPIEKALENETLVAWELNGKDIPEFHGYPLRLVIGGWPASVSGKWLSRISVRNKVHDGAKMEGHSYRMPKSPVAPGEDVPQTDQYFRIIGSMPVKSLITFPKTGAMIAPDKELALRGHAWAGDLSVKKVEVSIDFGSTWQECKLEAPVNRLAWQHWNANIKFPSNGYYEVWAKATDSKGNAQPMVIPAWNPGGYLNNACERIAVKVG; this is encoded by the coding sequence ATGAACCCTGATTTCAATAGAAGAGGTTTTTTAAAGAAGAGTGGCTTAACTGTGCTCGGTACTGCATTGGGCAGTCGAATGGTATTTGCGGACAAAATGCCGGAGGGAAATGTAACGCCTCGGTGGGACGAAAATGATGCATTAAAAGGTAAAAACGCGGAGATGATCGTGCAGGGGGACAAACCCTGGAATGTCGAATCACCGGTACATTTGCTGGATGATAAGATCACACCGGTCGAGAAAATGTTTATCCGCAATAACGGGCTTGTTCCGGAAAAGGTGGATGTGAGTGCATGGACACTTACTATCGACGGAGAGTCGGTAAAAGCACCAAAAACCTATACACTCGCCGAACTCAAGAAGAAATTTAAAACCTATACATACCAGCTCGTTCTGGAATGTGGCGGCAACGGTCGTTCAGGTTTTCAACCGCAGGCTTCTGGAAACCAGTGGGGCCAGGGCGCGGTTCATTGTGCATCGTGGACCGGTGTGCGCTTGAAAGATATATTGGCTGATGCAGGTATTAAAGACGATGCGGTTTACATTGGTTACCACGGGAAAGATCAGCACCTTAGCCGGGATCCTAAAAAAGAGCCGATCTCGCGCGGGGTACCTATCGAAAAAGCACTGGAAAACGAAACATTGGTGGCCTGGGAGCTCAATGGAAAGGATATTCCCGAATTTCACGGGTATCCGCTCAGGCTGGTGATTGGTGGATGGCCGGCTTCCGTTTCAGGTAAATGGCTGAGCCGCATTTCCGTCAGGAACAAGGTGCATGATGGAGCAAAAATGGAAGGGCACAGTTACAGAATGCCGAAAAGCCCGGTTGCGCCGGGAGAAGATGTACCGCAGACAGACCAGTATTTTCGCATTATCGGTTCAATGCCTGTAAAATCGCTGATCACGTTCCCAAAAACAGGTGCAATGATTGCACCGGACAAAGAGCTGGCTTTGCGCGGGCACGCCTGGGCGGGAGATCTTTCGGTGAAGAAAGTGGAGGTATCTATCGATTTTGGTTCGACCTGGCAGGAATGTAAACTGGAAGCGCCAGTTAATCGCCTGGCCTGGCAGCATTGGAATGCGAACATTAAATTCCCGTCCAACGGATACTATGAAGTCTGGGCAAAAGCGACCGACTCAAAGGGAAATGCGCAGCCTATGGTAATTCCGGCCTGGAATCCGGGTGGCTACCTGAATAATGCTTGCGAAAGAATTGCGGTGAAAGTTGGTTAA
- a CDS encoding MaoC family dehydratase: MKIEPIVGASFEYPFKISQEEVQRFADLTGDNNPIHLDAEYAATTAFKRPIIHGMLGATVFTKVLGTQFPGFGSIYVKQTLEFLRPMFVDTDYKAVFKIQSINSEKHIAEISTEIVDATTNKITTKGIASMINKEKF; the protein is encoded by the coding sequence ATGAAAATAGAACCTATCGTTGGCGCTTCGTTCGAATATCCGTTTAAAATCTCCCAGGAGGAAGTACAGCGTTTTGCCGACCTAACCGGCGACAACAATCCTATTCACCTCGACGCCGAATATGCCGCCACCACAGCCTTTAAACGGCCGATCATCCACGGGATGCTTGGGGCTACCGTATTTACCAAAGTACTCGGCACCCAGTTCCCGGGTTTTGGTTCGATCTATGTAAAGCAGACTCTTGAGTTTCTCAGGCCGATGTTTGTAGATACGGATTATAAAGCGGTATTTAAAATCCAGTCTATCAATTCGGAAAAGCATATTGCCGAGATTTCCACCGAGATCGTGGACGCGACTACCAATAAGATTACCACCAAGGGAATAGCCTCTATGATCAATAAAGAGAAGTTCTGA
- a CDS encoding histone H1 yields MARFDEVKDLILSLEGDFDKFYNKDNQAAGTRVRKGMQDLKTLAQDIRAEVQNKKNAGE; encoded by the coding sequence ATGGCACGATTCGATGAAGTTAAAGATCTGATCCTTTCACTTGAAGGTGATTTCGATAAGTTTTACAACAAAGACAATCAAGCTGCTGGTACCCGCGTTCGTAAGGGTATGCAGGATCTCAAAACGCTGGCTCAGGACATTCGTGCAGAAGTTCAGAACAAAAAGAACGCTGGCGAATAG
- the hpf gene encoding ribosome hibernation-promoting factor, HPF/YfiA family, with amino-acid sequence MRLQMQAIHFDADPKLLNFIQQKLDKLDTFYDRITSGEVFLKLDKSENAKAHTKLLEVKLYVPGGTMFVREQGTTFEEATDLAIDTLKMQVKKFKNKRNNARAAKITEVEGAVLTEETEE; translated from the coding sequence ATGAGACTGCAGATGCAAGCAATTCATTTTGATGCCGACCCTAAATTGCTGAATTTCATTCAGCAGAAGTTAGATAAATTGGATACATTTTATGATCGAATAACTAGTGGAGAGGTATTTCTTAAGCTCGATAAAAGTGAGAATGCAAAGGCGCATACCAAATTGCTTGAAGTTAAACTATACGTTCCGGGTGGGACAATGTTTGTGAGGGAGCAGGGGACTACATTTGAGGAAGCTACCGACCTCGCCATCGATACGCTGAAAATGCAGGTTAAAAAGTTCAAAAATAAACGAAACAACGCCAGGGCCGCCAAAATTACGGAGGTCGAAGGTGCAGTTCTGACGGAGGAAACTGAAGAGTAA
- a CDS encoding thermonuclease family protein, with translation MHSFFKLTLGKLSFLICFFAVTAFVNNSHSGDSYIQQPGLPNPLRAEVIGIQDGDTIELKFIYSGNKAGRRSGKPIRIRLLHVNSPERGQPFYKVAKQFTSDNSFRKTVQVRHAGNFDKYGRLLGEVILPDGRVLNKELVKKGLAVHFKKYSTSTEYANLEIQARKKRLGVWKVQDYSVGKL, from the coding sequence GTGCACTCTTTTTTTAAATTAACCCTCGGGAAACTGTCGTTCCTGATCTGCTTTTTCGCAGTAACTGCCTTTGTCAACAACTCACATTCCGGGGATTCTTACATTCAGCAACCCGGGTTACCGAACCCGCTGCGCGCAGAGGTGATCGGAATTCAAGACGGGGATACGATTGAACTGAAATTCATATATAGTGGTAATAAAGCCGGACGACGGAGCGGAAAACCCATCAGGATCAGACTATTGCACGTAAATTCCCCAGAAAGGGGCCAGCCATTTTACAAAGTAGCCAAGCAGTTCACGAGCGACAACTCCTTCCGGAAGACCGTACAGGTCCGCCATGCAGGTAATTTTGATAAATACGGTCGGCTTCTTGGAGAAGTGATCCTGCCCGACGGTCGGGTTTTGAATAAAGAACTCGTAAAAAAAGGACTTGCGGTGCATTTCAAGAAATACTCAACAAGTACCGAATACGCCAACCTGGAAATACAGGCCAGGAAAAAACGCCTGGGAGTATGGAAAGTCCAGGACTATTCTGTGGGCAAACTTTAA